A single region of the Enterobacter cloacae complex sp. R_G8 genome encodes:
- the ibpB gene encoding small heat shock chaperone IbpB: MRNYDLSPLLRQWIGFDKLANALQSTTEHQTFPPYNIEKSDDNHYRITLALAGFRQDDLDIQLEGTRLTVKGSPEKQETETKWLHQGLVTQPFSLSFTLADHMEVSGATFTNGLLHIDLVRNVPEAIAPQRIAISERPALNS; encoded by the coding sequence ATGCGTAACTACGATTTATCCCCCCTGCTGCGTCAGTGGATTGGTTTTGACAAACTGGCTAACGCCCTGCAAAGCACCACTGAGCACCAGACGTTTCCGCCGTATAACATCGAAAAAAGCGACGATAACCACTATCGCATCACGCTGGCGCTGGCCGGGTTCCGCCAGGACGATCTGGATATCCAGCTCGAAGGCACGCGTCTGACCGTGAAAGGGTCGCCGGAAAAACAAGAAACCGAGACCAAATGGCTGCATCAGGGGCTGGTGACTCAGCCGTTTAGCCTGAGCTTTACCCTGGCAGATCATATGGAAGTCTCCGGCGCGACCTTTACCAACGGGTTGCTGCATATTGACCTGGTCCGTAACGTGCCGGAAGCCATCGCGCCACAGCGTATCGCCATTAGCGAGCGGCCGGCGCTGAATAGCTAA